The genomic DNA CCCCCTCGCCCGGCTCGGACTCGCCTTGCTGCACCGTCTTGCGGCGCCGACTCACGTGATACGGGGTCAGGAAGGCATGCGCCTTGAGGTCCGCCGTGGGCTGGGCGTTTCCTTCCCGATCGGTCCAGACCTTCGGCGTGAGCTCGCCAGACAAGGTGACTGGCTCACCGGCTCCCATGGCC from Luteimonas sp. YGD11-2 includes the following:
- a CDS encoding single-stranded DNA-binding protein, coding for MIDALVSGRLAADPKTGTSRNGSAYVTARVLVTTADEERLSVSVIAFSARVVDGLMAMGAGEPVTLSGELTPKVWTDREGNAQPTADLKAHAFLTPYHVSRRRKTVQQGESEPGEGD